One Candidatus Regiella endosymbiont of Tuberolachnus salignus genomic window, TGTATTATTTATAACCAACAAGGTTGGTATTTAAGCATTTTATAAGCTAAGTCTTCTCAAAAGTTTAATTAACATACAAAAATTGAGCATTTTACAACCTAAATTAGGTTAATTAATAAGCTAAATCCCACCCTGGCCTTTAAATGCAGAACAAGACCAGTAGTAACAGATAATGGGTTGCGAAAAAATGACCTATTTTTATTCACGGGTTACAAAAGGTAGTATATTGTTGTATATTGATGCAATTAACATCAAGGAGGCGCTATGGCAATCCCATTGAAATTATCCAATGAACTAGTAGATATGGCCAGGCCGCGCGCCGTTGCTGAACATCGATCCATTCCAAAACAGATCGAATATTGGGCGCGTCTCGGGAAGGTGGTTGAGGATAATCCAGAACTACCCGTTCAATTTATCAAGAGCACGCTGCTCGCTACTGCTGAGGCAGATGCGGGTCAACTGTCTGAATACCACATTGGTGTGTGATGGCGTTGAAGATTCTTAGCACACCAACGTTTAATCGCGTTGTTAAAAAAATGCATGCACGCGATAAAAAAGTGGTCGATCAGGTTGTCATGGAGATTACTGCTGCTCCTACCATCGGTAAAGAAAAAAAAGGCGATTTAGCAGGCGTGTTTGTTTTCAAGTTCAAAATCAACAAACAGGAAACTTTACTGGCATATCGACTTTTGCCAGATAAAAAGAAACCGCAAGAGGTTGTCTTGCTTAACATTGGTTCTCATGAGAACTTTTACACCATCATGAAACGGTAAAACCCTCTGAAAGATCTATTAGACCTAGGATTTTGAAGTCCAAGATGAACTTATTCAGCACTACACTTTCAATGAATCTGATCTGTCGTTGATCCAACAACGCGGCGATGTAAACTGTCTTAATGTCGCGATGCAGTTGTGTTTGTTATGTTTTTCAGGTCAAGAGGTAACTGCCTGATACTATGGTGCCTACATTTCTATTGTAATGGATCGGGCGATAATTGCACATCAACGCAATGTGTTGGTTTATAGTGCGCCGAACGAAAAAAACACGCTGAGCACATCTATGATGAACGGGTATCTATAGACTTGTTGCCTAATAAAAAAGAACGTTTAATAGAAAGTCATGCGGGTGTTATTTTTATCATCATTATGATTGAGATACATCGACAAATAAAATTAATATGATCGATTTATTTATTTTTAAATGGAAATGAATTAACACAAAGCTCTTTGAAAGAAATTCAATGCCCAGTAAGACAGGGGATCATCACGAATCAGAAAAAATATATGCAGAAATAGCAAAGCTTATGGCTGAAACATCAAGGATAAATGCTGAACTTTCTAAACTAGATTTGGACAGCAAGAAAACAGAGGCAGAAACCACTAAATTATTTTGGTATCTCGTAGCCATTGCATCGGGTTTTGTTGGTGCGATTGCTGCTATCACAGCCATTATTATTAAGTTAGTGTAAATTAACTCTCCGTAGGCGAGGTATCATTTTTTTAATTTATTTCTGCGTCCAATTCTGCTTTACATTGAGAAAATAATGCGCCTGAATCTTCGTCATTTAACGCAGGGCGGGCAGGTCGCTTTTATGCGTCTGCGCATGTTCCTGCAAATAAATAACCTCATTTCTTATTATATGATCATGTCATTTATGGTCATAACCCTAGTGACACTATTTATTCGAGTGAGTACGCAAAATAGTATAAATGGTTTGATGTATTGGTATGCATGGAGTATCCATCCTCTACTAAAAAATAGCGTCAACCCGACTCGTTATACGTTGAATTATTATGGCAAGAAGCTGAGCTATACGACGGATCAGATAATTAATGACGCCTACACCGCTTATTGTGGTCAATTGTTAAAACAGGAATTAATCATTTCTGCATTAATTTCCATGATAGTGGTTTTTCTTGTGGCGTTATTTTTCTATTGCTATTTAGGGCGCACAGGTCGCAAGCAAAGTGAGGATGAAATTACCGGAGGACGGGTATTAAATAATGATCCTAAAGCGGTTGCCCGTTTGATGAGAAAACGCGGGCAGGCGTCGGATATCAAGATTGGCTCTCTGCCGATCAAAAAAGACAGTGAAACGCAAAATTTTGGTCTGCATGGCACCGTTGGCTCCGGTAAATCTACCCTGATCAGGAAGTTTTTATCGTTGCTACGTGAACGGGGTGATTTGGTTATTATTTATGATAAGGGCTGCACTTTTATTGATAAATATTACGATGAATCGAAAGATATCCTGTTAAATCCGCTGGATAAACGCTGTGCCAACTGGGACATGTGGGAAGAATGTCAAACCCTGCCCGATTTGGAAACCGTCTCTAACACACTGATCCCAATGGGTTCATCTGAAGATCCTTTCTGGCAAGGCTCTGCCAGAACCATTTTCGCTGAGGCGGCACAGCGTATGCGCCAAGATAAAGGCCGTAGCTATAATAAATTTCTCCGCACGTTGCTTGCGATTAAACTCGATAAATTGCGCGAATTTTTAGCCGGTACACCGGCATCAGCGCTGATTGACAGTAAGATTGAAAAAACCGCCATCTCTATCCGTAGTGTACTGACCAATTATGTTAAGGCGATGCGTTATTTGCAGGGTATCGAACGTAGTGGCCAGCCAAAGTTTACTATCCGCCAGTGGATGCAAGGTGTTAAAGATGGCGGCAAGAATGGCTGGTTATTCGTAACCTCCCATCAGAATCATTATGAATCGTTAAAACCCGTCATTTCGATGTGGCTTGGCATAGCCGCCAACAGCTTGCTTTCGATGGGAGAAAACCGCCAGCGCCGTGTTTGGTTTTTTATCGATGAATTACCCTCTTTGCATAAACTCCCCAGCCTGCCTTATATCATCGCAGAAGCACGTAAATTTGGTGGATGCTTTGCCTTGGGATTCCAGTCTTACCCGCAACTGGAAGAAATTTATGGCAGCAAATTTGCCGAAGCGATGTTTGATCTGCTGAACACCAAATATTTTTTCCGCTCACCCAGCGCACAAGTGGCAAAGTTTGTTGAGGAAGATATTGGCGAAACGGTAAAGAAAAAATTCTCCGAGCAGACCAGTTTTGGTGCCGAACAAGTGCGGGACGGGATCTCGTTTGGCAAAGATGAACAGCGCGTGAATATTGTCAGCTATACCGATGTGCAGATGCTGGAAGATTTAACATGTTTTGTCACCCTACCAGGCCATTATCCTGTGGTCAGAATGTCACTCAAGTACCAAAAATTAGCTAACGTGGCCGAGCCATGGGTACTACGCAATGTTGAATCTAGTCTTGATCCGCACGTTGAAAGTGAACTGGAGCAACGTAGTGAGGAAGCCAGTCAGGCGTTGGATTTACTTTTTTCTCATGAGAACTCAGCCCCACAGAAATACACAGCCAAGGCTAAATCTACCGCTAAACCAACAGCGACAGACAGCACCACTGCTGGAGGCGGTCGAGAAGATCCGCTAGCGATGAAACCCATACCCAACGTCGGTGAATGTGGTGATATCAGGGATGATGCAAGAGATGGGCAATATACCCAACCATTGCAAACCAGAAAATCGACACGCAAGGAGGAAGTCAATATCAACCCACGCCGCGCCGATCACGCAATAGATGAGCCCGGGGAATACTTTTGATGATGAGTATTAGCCCGATAGCGGGTAACGCGAGTTATTATGCTAGTCAGGATAATTATTACGTATTAGGTAGTTTAGGCTCTCGCTGGATGGGAGAAGGAGCCAAGATGCTCGGCTTGTCTGGGCAGATAAAAGATACGGTGCTTGATCAGATTAAACAGGGGATATTACCCAATGGTATCCAGATTTCTCGTAAGGTAAAGGGTAAAGAAACCCACCGAACCGGTTATGATCTCACCTTTTCCGCCCCCAAAAGTGTCTCTGTATTGGCATTAATCGGCGGTGATCAGCGTTTTATTGAGGCACACAATGCCGCTGTCTCTGTTGCCATGCAGGAAGTTGAGGCACTGTCCAGTGCTCGCATCACTAAAGATAAAAAAACAGCTACTGTACTGACCGGCAATATTGTCGCCGCTCTCTACCATCATGATACGTCTCGTGATCTTGATCCCCAGTTACATACCCATGCGTTGGTATTGAATGCGACTCATGCTGAAGGCAAATGGCGTGCGCTAGCCAGTGACACTAAAATGAAAACCGGTTTTTCAGAAACCGTGATGGTCAATCAAGTGGCGTTGGGAAAGATTTATCGCCATTCATTGCGTCACGCTGTCGAAAAAATGGGCTATAAAACGCATGAAACGGGCAAAAATGGTCTATGGGAAATGGAAGGTGTCCCTGTAACGCCTTTTTCGCAACGTAGCCAAACCCTCCGTGAGACAGTAGAGAATGACGCCTCGCTGCGTACCCGTGATATTGCAGTACTCAATACCCGCAAAGCTAAAGTTGCCTCCGATCCCCTGATCCTGGTGGCGGAATGGAAAGCACGTCTGCAAGAAACCGGCTTTCATCTCGCTGATTTTATAAACCGAACCAAAGCCTATCAACAAGAGAAACAAACGGCCAGTATGCAGGAAAACAAAACCATAACCAACGATATCTCTCAGGCAGTTAACCACTCGATTTCCCTATTGAGTGACAGCAAAGTGCAATTCACTTATTCCGATTTGCTGGCTAAGACCGTAGGGCAGCTACCGGCAGAGCCAGGTGTATTCGAGCGGGTGCGTCAAGGTATTGAAGCAGCGATTGAACAACAGCGGGTGATCCCACTGGATAAAGAAAAAGGCATTTTTACCTCAGATATTCACTTGCTTAATGAACTAAGTCTACATCAGCTGGCTAAAACGACTCTGCGGGAAAATCGGGTACTGTCATTTCCTGAACGGGCACAAGTGCGAGAACGCCCCTATGTCGATGCTTATTCAGTACTGGCACAGGACAAACCTCCAGTGGCGATCTTGTCTGGACAAGGGGGAGCTGCCGTTCAGCGCGAGCGTATCAAGGATGCAGTGATGATGACCCTCTCTCAAGGAAGAGAGGTGAAGATCTTGGCGGCAGACCGAGGCAGTGGTGCTTGGTTAGCGCAGGAAAAACACCTTGCCGGACAAGTGATAGCACGTAGCCAGCTTACAGGTGAACTCACCTTACTACCACAAAGTACCCTGGTCATCGACCAAGCCGAAAAATTGACACTGAAAGAAACACTGTTGTTACTGGAAAAGGGGCAAGAACAGCGCGTCCAGCTGCTGTTTATGAACAGTGAGAAACGTCCTGGAACAGGCAATGCGCTATCGGTACTGAAAGAAGCGGGTGTCCCCCACTATCAGCTTTACGGCAGCCAGCCATTAGCCACTGTTGTTGTCAGTGAAAGCGATAAGCGTATCCGTTATGAAGCCCTGGCTTCAGCCTATGCAGAAATGAAATGGGCAAAAACAGCGGTGGTTACTCAGGTTAACGGGCAACGGGAGCAGGCAGCGCTTACCGCAGCGATACGCACCCAATTGAAGGCATCCGGTCAACTGGATAAAGTCGATACCACAATATCAGTACTACAACCGGTTTGGTTGGACAGCAAAAGCCGCCATCAGCGTGAAAATTATCGCGCCGGGATGATGATGGAGCAGTGGGATAATGAAAAGAAAGCGATGCACCGCTATCAGATAGACAAGGTGATAGACAACAGCAATACCCTGCGGTTAATCAGTGAAACCGGCCAGGTGCGTGCCGAAAAAATTAACAAGCTGGACAGCAGTTGGAGCCTGTTTGCACAAAAACAAATAGCAGTTGCGGTCGGAGAACAGCTCAAAGCGGTTGGGCGAGAAATGAAAGGGAAAATAAAAGCCCATGAAGCACTGAAAGTCACCGCCATCAGCAAAACGGGTGTGACGGTAGAAAGCCAGGGCAAAAACTTCACATTGGACAGATCACGCGCCCTCAAACTTTCAACCGATTATGTTGAAAGCCTGGGCGCCAGCGTCAGTGACAAAAATCAGATATTGGCTGCCATCAGCGCGCGTGATTTAAATGCCGCGACACTGAATCAACTGGCGAGAAGTGGTGATAAAGCAACGCTGTACACCGCAATGCCGTTAGATCGTGCAGAAAAACGCTTGATCAGTCATCCTCATTATCGTTTAGCCAGCGAACAGGTAAAAACACAAGCGGGTACGGATAATCTGGATAAAGCTATCAGCCAGAACAGGGAAAATTTATTATCGCCGGTACAGCAATCGGTGGCATTAGGATTGAGTCGTGCTCAAACGCAGGGGATCGATTTCTCAGCCCTAACGCTCATTTCAGCGTCCCTGGGATGGTCGCCTAACGTGACGGTTAACCAGATTAAAGCTGAAATCGAGCAGCAAAAAAAGCAAGGCGATCTGATCAATATAAACTCAATTTCTGATACCGAGCGGCTGGTGCCGCGTGTGACTTATGAGAGGGAGAAATCCATCATTCGCACCATCGCTCAGGGAAAGAATGCCGTTACACCGCTCATGGCGTCTATTCCACCGCAATACCTGGAGGGGTTGACTGACGGCCAGAAAGCAGCAACCTGCATGATCTTGAAAAGTTCCGATCAGTTTCTGGCTATCCAGGGGTTTGCGGGTACAGGGAAAACCACTCAGTTTAAAGCGGTGATGGCCGCTATGGGGAGCTTACCGGAAAACCAGCGCCCACAAGTGATGGGTCTCGCCCCGACACACCGTGCCGTTCATGAAATGCAAGGAGCCGGTATTCTGTCACAAACACTGGCTTCCTTTCTCAGTGAAGCACGTCAACAAGCATTAGCCGGTGAAACGCCAGATTATCACAATACGGTATTTATCATTGATGAGTCTTCGATGATGGGGAACCGGGATATGGCCGAGTTGTATCAGCAGATCAGCCGTGGTCACGGACGGGCGATTAGCAGCGGAGATAGCGCCCAACTACAGGCGATTGAGCCCGGCCAGCCCTTTAAGTTGATGCAACAACGCAGCGCCAGTGACATCGCAATAATGAAAGACATCGTACGCCAGACACCGGCATTAAAACCCGCTATTTACAGCATGATTGAGGGAAATACCCGTGACGCTTTAAACCGAATAGAAACAGTGACACCTGACCGCATTCCCCGCCAGCCACAGGCATGGACACCCACTGCATCGGTGATGGAATTTAAAAAAGAGCAGGTAAAACAGACAAACACAGTATCACAGCAGAAAAACCGCGATGCGCCAACTGACATAATTAGCGCTATCAGTCAGGATTATAGCGGACGTACTGTTGATGCCAGAAACAATACACTCATCGTGGCGCATCTAAACGAAGATCGCTGCGCCATTAACGCGCAAATTCACCATCAACTCCAGGCGGCGGGAGAGCTTGGCAATACAGAATCTGTATTATCTATTCTGGAGCCGGTGCGCACATTGCATAATGAATTACGCCGTGCTGCGAGCTTTTCTCCCCATATCGACAAGATCGCACTGATAAACAGCCAGTATTACACGGTGGCCAGGATAGATGATAAAGCCGGTATCGTGACACTGCGTGATAGCGAAGGAAAAGCGCAGCTGATATCAAATTTTGAGAACAGCACGCAGGCTATTGCGCTGTATAAACCGCGAGAAATTCTTGTCAGTACTGGCGACAAGTTACGTTTTACCCGCAGTGATAATGATAGAGGCTATGTGGCTAATAGTCTCTGGCAAGTGAGCAAAATAGACAGTAACGGCAGCATCACGCTCACTCACGGCGAACACAACAAGCGCCTGGATCCAAAGCAAGCTATTGAAGATCGCCATATTGATCTTGCCTATGCCGTCACCTCTTACGGTGCACAGGGTGCCAGTTCCCGCTATGTTATTACGCTGGAAGGAACAGAAGGGAGCAGGAAAAATAGGGCGACCCGGGAGGGAGGTTATGTGACACTCTCTCGCGCAAAAGAACATGTACAGGTGTATACCGACGACCGAGAGAAATGGTTGAGGGCACTAGAACATCAAAAAAAGTACCCTACAGCCCATGATTTACTGCACGGTGCTAATGATAAAGCCGCTCAGATTGCAGAGCAATTGATAGCCAGCGCTACACCCATGCAAAATACCGCGCTGGGACGTAAATTATTACAAACACGTGGCCTGGGATCGGGAGAATCAATGGCAAAATTTATTGCGCCAGGGCGTAAATATCCCACCCCCCATATAGCATTGCCGGTATGGGACAGTAACGGTAAACGCGCCGGTGTTTACCTGGATGAAATCCGACTGCAACAAGAAGGAAGTATGTCAACGCTACTTTAGATTGACCACTTTTTGCTACTTTAAAATGTCCAGTTTTTGCTAATTTTCCTGTTGGGTTTCTATTCCAGGCGCCTGGATAATATCAGTCGTTTTTATAGGCAACATGCCTGCTTTGCGTTTATTTTTGAGTCGATAGCTTTCTCCTTTAATATTCAATGTGGTTGAATGATGTAAAAGCCTGTCTAAAATCGCAGTTGCTAAAATGTGATCACCGAATACGTCCCCCCAATCAGTAAAACTTTTATTTGATGTGAGAATGATGCTCGCCTTTTCATAACGACGGCTCAATAACCTGAAAAATAGGCTAGCTTCTTCGCGATTCATCGGTAAATACCCGATTTCATCCAGTATTAATACCCTGGCATAGCACAGTTGCTGAAGTTGGCGTTCCAGACGGTTTTCTTGCTTTGCCTTCATTAAGGTACAGCAGAGTCTATCCAGAGGCATAAACAATAC contains:
- a CDS encoding TA system antitoxin ParD family protein, with product MAIPLKLSNELVDMARPRAVAEHRSIPKQIEYWARLGKVVEDNPELPVQFIKSTLLATAEADAGQLSEYHIGV
- a CDS encoding type II toxin-antitoxin system RelE/ParE family toxin, whose product is MALKILSTPTFNRVVKKMHARDKKVVDQVVMEITAAPTIGKEKKGDLAGVFVFKFKINKQETLLAYRLLPDKKKPQEVVLLNIGSHENFYTIMKR
- the traD gene encoding type IV conjugative transfer system coupling protein TraD; this translates as MRLNLRHLTQGGQVAFMRLRMFLQINNLISYYMIMSFMVITLVTLFIRVSTQNSINGLMYWYAWSIHPLLKNSVNPTRYTLNYYGKKLSYTTDQIINDAYTAYCGQLLKQELIISALISMIVVFLVALFFYCYLGRTGRKQSEDEITGGRVLNNDPKAVARLMRKRGQASDIKIGSLPIKKDSETQNFGLHGTVGSGKSTLIRKFLSLLRERGDLVIIYDKGCTFIDKYYDESKDILLNPLDKRCANWDMWEECQTLPDLETVSNTLIPMGSSEDPFWQGSARTIFAEAAQRMRQDKGRSYNKFLRTLLAIKLDKLREFLAGTPASALIDSKIEKTAISIRSVLTNYVKAMRYLQGIERSGQPKFTIRQWMQGVKDGGKNGWLFVTSHQNHYESLKPVISMWLGIAANSLLSMGENRQRRVWFFIDELPSLHKLPSLPYIIAEARKFGGCFALGFQSYPQLEEIYGSKFAEAMFDLLNTKYFFRSPSAQVAKFVEEDIGETVKKKFSEQTSFGAEQVRDGISFGKDEQRVNIVSYTDVQMLEDLTCFVTLPGHYPVVRMSLKYQKLANVAEPWVLRNVESSLDPHVESELEQRSEEASQALDLLFSHENSAPQKYTAKAKSTAKPTATDSTTAGGGREDPLAMKPIPNVGECGDIRDDARDGQYTQPLQTRKSTRKEEVNINPRRADHAIDEPGEYF
- the traI gene encoding conjugative transfer relaxase/helicase TraI, with the translated sequence MMSISPIAGNASYYASQDNYYVLGSLGSRWMGEGAKMLGLSGQIKDTVLDQIKQGILPNGIQISRKVKGKETHRTGYDLTFSAPKSVSVLALIGGDQRFIEAHNAAVSVAMQEVEALSSARITKDKKTATVLTGNIVAALYHHDTSRDLDPQLHTHALVLNATHAEGKWRALASDTKMKTGFSETVMVNQVALGKIYRHSLRHAVEKMGYKTHETGKNGLWEMEGVPVTPFSQRSQTLRETVENDASLRTRDIAVLNTRKAKVASDPLILVAEWKARLQETGFHLADFINRTKAYQQEKQTASMQENKTITNDISQAVNHSISLLSDSKVQFTYSDLLAKTVGQLPAEPGVFERVRQGIEAAIEQQRVIPLDKEKGIFTSDIHLLNELSLHQLAKTTLRENRVLSFPERAQVRERPYVDAYSVLAQDKPPVAILSGQGGAAVQRERIKDAVMMTLSQGREVKILAADRGSGAWLAQEKHLAGQVIARSQLTGELTLLPQSTLVIDQAEKLTLKETLLLLEKGQEQRVQLLFMNSEKRPGTGNALSVLKEAGVPHYQLYGSQPLATVVVSESDKRIRYEALASAYAEMKWAKTAVVTQVNGQREQAALTAAIRTQLKASGQLDKVDTTISVLQPVWLDSKSRHQRENYRAGMMMEQWDNEKKAMHRYQIDKVIDNSNTLRLISETGQVRAEKINKLDSSWSLFAQKQIAVAVGEQLKAVGREMKGKIKAHEALKVTAISKTGVTVESQGKNFTLDRSRALKLSTDYVESLGASVSDKNQILAAISARDLNAATLNQLARSGDKATLYTAMPLDRAEKRLISHPHYRLASEQVKTQAGTDNLDKAISQNRENLLSPVQQSVALGLSRAQTQGIDFSALTLISASLGWSPNVTVNQIKAEIEQQKKQGDLININSISDTERLVPRVTYEREKSIIRTIAQGKNAVTPLMASIPPQYLEGLTDGQKAATCMILKSSDQFLAIQGFAGTGKTTQFKAVMAAMGSLPENQRPQVMGLAPTHRAVHEMQGAGILSQTLASFLSEARQQALAGETPDYHNTVFIIDESSMMGNRDMAELYQQISRGHGRAISSGDSAQLQAIEPGQPFKLMQQRSASDIAIMKDIVRQTPALKPAIYSMIEGNTRDALNRIETVTPDRIPRQPQAWTPTASVMEFKKEQVKQTNTVSQQKNRDAPTDIISAISQDYSGRTVDARNNTLIVAHLNEDRCAINAQIHHQLQAAGELGNTESVLSILEPVRTLHNELRRAASFSPHIDKIALINSQYYTVARIDDKAGIVTLRDSEGKAQLISNFENSTQAIALYKPREILVSTGDKLRFTRSDNDRGYVANSLWQVSKIDSNGSITLTHGEHNKRLDPKQAIEDRHIDLAYAVTSYGAQGASSRYVITLEGTEGSRKNRATREGGYVTLSRAKEHVQVYTDDREKWLRALEHQKKYPTAHDLLHGANDKAAQIAEQLIASATPMQNTALGRKLLQTRGLGSGESMAKFIAPGRKYPTPHIALPVWDSNGKRAGVYLDEIRLQQEGSMSTLL
- the istB gene encoding IS21-like element helper ATPase IstB; the encoded protein is MMEMENLLIRLKMDYLGDALESLCEEATKKALNYREFLQQALAQEWNGRHQKGLESRLKQARLPWIKTLEQFDFTFQPSIDRKIIRELAGLRFVEHHENVILLGPPGVGKTHLAIALAVKAATAGHRVLFMPLDRLCCTLMKAKQENRLERQLQQLCYARVLILDEIGYLPMNREEASLFFRLLSRRYEKASIILTSNKSFTDWGDVFGDHILATAILDRLLHHSTTLNIKGESYRLKNKRKAGMLPIKTTDIIQAPGIETQQEN